The region aaatgcactggtggcaatttagctgagaaagaatgtcgagaattcgttctggagtcacgtgacatgagccaaagctcgtctttctcacgcagagctccaaattaggaaggggaattcgttatgaagtcacaagacatgaaatttgagccaaagctagtcttcctcacacggggcgccaaaatatgtaggggtcctcgcacgggactccaaattatgtagggtcctcgcacgggccgccaaataacgcagggattttactctctacgaaaccggggcgccagttaaacgttgtgtagcagtataactgcaaaaagtaatcagtctcataaaattactattatcagaaatatctaaccacaaatttagtattttaattaataattaaaataaccaattttaatgattaaacataccgataacctgaaggttggaagttcttcgaaagactgctttaactcggctctcatgtctatgcgattccaaaacggacaccggggtttaataaaatatatttattaaacaaacatacaaacacataacagataaactaacgggaagttagtaaggaaatttagttgggtatgtgtgtgtgcgtgtgtgtggcgcgcgcaagcgcgcgtgtcgctagagttctgggtgtggtaatgagttagagttagctgtgagaagggactacttgcgtagttttactctatatatgcgcaaaagacggcgaatcaattcacgtacatatatatgtagctaaccaaacacattacaatggttggatggtaaatattgaaacacagattcacaaaaacagttaagactaaactaaacactggctatgcctgaatgtttgttttcttactgagtccatacgcattgctggatccaaaagacatgctgcccttgtagaagcggcgatggtgctgtgaatggtgtctgggagagatgcgcaggctggggtgttcccgtcttagcgtcTTAgcagcgttgtcgtctgatccgctggtccttttccaggtgtaaaagttcgttgctgtttcgttgttgtgagctttgctggggtaaactgatgtagcgttccgcgtacaacaatttccactcactataggccacgtagttaccgcgaggtaactgggtgtgtccgtaggcctggtagtgcgctgtgcagcattcagcctctgtccgagtctcggagcagatgagctgaagcgactggccaaaaggggtgcgtcgaagagaagaagcagaagaacagaagaagcagaagagccagaagagagaagagagatcccaagaatgtgtcttgctcttatacgggaccgtttattgctcccgccattacgggattggctgaaccaagttagacgtcattcgtggtggacgtcgcagaattctcctgtgggaatgtggaagttgtagtccctacacagtCCAGTCCAAAAGGTTACAAGAcattctattacattacattattggcatttggccaatgctcttatccagagtgatgtacagttgattagactaagcaggagacaatcctcccctggagcaatgcagggctaagggcctttctcaagggcccaccggctgtgtggatcttattgtggctataccgggattagacTTTGCGtgtgccaatcatttaccttaaccactatgctacaggccgccccatcatatctttgaatgatgtagttgggagtcttcatgataactgcattatgctgcaaatatgtatttgtacctctcatggtcatataccttttggataaacctgatttgggtgaatgaaaggaaaggagacaaagccccagattgcttggtttcttctccttatctcaaaaatctaggccttagttcttgaccctaaaagtgagtcacccatctggaatttagagccacccccaccaggcagtggtctgggggctaaaacaaatgacttctacggagacagcttttgcccattttcccctcggctcctggatggttatgatatcaaaggtagactgttacaaaaattagaccattacaccagtcgcaatgaatcaatcagaataacaccaaacattactatattctgacctgggattatcatgaaacatctttatcccatctccagtattcctccaggaatccttctctagctctcccccacaggcatgtgtgccaaaaggtgggggctaacaatgcatgctctgggagggggaagtcagcaagctgaccagtgcatgacaccaaatgttacttatgactggcttacacaggaaagctgtcagcagggcagaagtgcagacggacggcaggcaggctcagggtcgatgacggtgcaagagtcaagaccgaagtctgcgcCACTGGGCAGAAGCACAAAACCGCAGGCATtgtcatggtacaggcaggcaatggtcaacaaaacagaagtcaataacaacggtcaataaacaggcttggatcttaacgtgtagCCAATAGCTTGCCAAACCGCTAACCCATGCACTGACAAataggaggcaacaatttcacaaagacgtgacatgaaactgagcttatatgcaggtgtaggcaggtgcagacaattagcttgagagcagcatgtgaatggaaatcaggtgtggaggattgacaagttaacgaggtaattagtgtagggcattttacataagtgtgcctctctttAGACCccaaaaaggaaacagactgtgtttaccatgttgacacagggtcagcaagccttgatgaaaagacagtgctcatcaatacaggactattgctcccatcattgtgctgcctcagtgcaattctgccacctcagtggaatgttCCCATAAAGGTTGAGgtgaaatagtactgtatagatCTGTATGCAACATGCAGTGTttagtgtctttagatagcttgtgttgtgggaaatagtttggtgtcattggtggtgttgtacactggttgctgaataaagatcttgtaggaataaaccacaggtaatgcaagttacctgtgagtcagcatccaacTGTGATACAAAGGTTTGTTTGGGTTTCTAAACCAAAAGTTATAATAGATTCAAATCCCAAGttttacactgaaaaatgtaagcaTATTATAACCTGACTGAGGGTGTGTGCTACAGACAAGCAATGTGAAGTGACTTCATACACAGCCTTTGATGTCAGAAGCCACAGAGACAGAAATGAAGGGTTTAATCTGATCTTGAGGGAACACCAGCGTATCAAATATGACAATCTGCACAGCAATTTTCTCTTCAATTTCATCTGAAGTGTTACAGCCTGAACAGTCTGAATGAAACCGCAAGTGGTTCCAGACTGTTCAGAAAGTTGCTTGAGTGGTGATAATTACACATCCACAAGTCAGTTCCTGATCAGGCAAACTCCCAAATTAACTTTGAAAGGACATGTCAGTAATGGGAGTCCACCATCGTCTGGAGACAGGAAAAAGGAGAAAGATCTTTAAAGAAACCCAATATTATCTGTCAAATTGGGATTAGTGGGCCCAGAATGTGTTGTAGCTCAAAGCAGCCTACCATTGGACATTGAACCTGCTCAATATGGGTACCACCCCCTAGTTTCACTAGCGCTCCTACAAACTGAGCGAGAGAGCATTGCATCAAAATGTTACACTCAAACCTAGAGCCCACCTCTGTGGCCACCACAGCATTCCAAATCCATTGCAGCATTCCAAATCTACCACAGCATTCCAAATCCACTGCAGCATTCCAAATCCACTGCAGAATTCCAAATCTACCACAGCCTTCCAAATCCACTCCAGGTAGGTATGCCACTGCACAACGAATCACTATGCCAATACCACTTACACACCGATCAAAGACATACACTGTCAATTGCAAAGCCCCCCAGAAGTCACTAAATGACAGTATAAGCAGATATACCGtaaaatcctcaaattgtggccgggctcttttatttacttaggctgcacaaagcacaggcctttatttggggcaggcttgtattcgaggcaggcctttatttcttattaggcttctgttgtagaattttattcttagaaataaagtaaaaggctacacttaaagtgggccaacactgttcaacacttcttgtaaccgttcagaaatcaattagtgtaggctaatcaggaacaccgtttggtaagtcatagtgtcagtcttaacagacttattGTAGTTtcttgcaaatattctcaaacacaataaatcacatgcaagtccagaatccataaaataacaacttgccagacacgccttcatgaacaataacaaattagcgtagataacaacaagttaaggatctttttttcctaaagtgcgttttattgtgagacatgcgtttcgtttggagcagcataccggtaggctatcaaaagatttttgctttggtttgggattcaatttattttcgGACTGTtggattctattgctaaatgttgggactgatgggcactgaaatctggggggtatttgatggttcactgttaagtttcatgtagttgaaagagtgtctggatttccacccgtctgtttactgtgagccaaggcagccgctttcattcattcattgaacgtgcgctgtgctgtaaatacatggaaaccttattgcttAGCCAAGTAGCCGAAATTgagcctgatttactttttattaaattcgtaggctggaatgccttgcggcaacaattgtgcTAATTGtgtactgcttcagcctttggcaagctactcagaaggaggcggcaagcgactggtagcttgagagcaacatgttggagacccatggtgtaggacaacgacttttcattggcaacagtattaaaccaaccaacaatataaaatattaagaagagctcttttatttcattgagttaaatcgaaacaatgtcttctagtgctcatggactgatagccctactggtaggcaatattaccccggcttgtatttgggggctgGCCTTTATTTGTCAGAATCGACCatgcccccggctattatccgaggcccggcttcaaatagaattccggacacaatttgaggataaTACTGTAAATTCCATGTGGTATCACCAAGTATTTTTTACACTGAGAATGTACTTAAAGTTCTTAATGCCTATTTATTACTAATAATctacaaataaaacacacacacaaaggggaATATGTGACAAGCAAATCAAATTTATTCTTTcaaaactataaaaatatacatgCCATTTGTCTTTAGTATTGCAAGCTACAAGTTTTGAAAAACAATTTACAATATTAAGTGAAAAAAGCAATataaaaaacagtaaaaatgaattgaacaaaaaaaagatatgcTTCCCAGAATGAAACAAATCTTTTTCTATAATTTCTAAGTTTCTATTGAAAATTAATTCAAGCAACTATTACCAAACACAGAGATACTCATTCTCtcccagaaagggccagtgtgggtctAAGCTTTGATTCCAACCAGGCAGTTACAATACACACCTGAgtctttgctaaggaccttgattagtCAGATCAGGGTGTAACTgcctggttggaacaaaagcctgcaacCACACTGACCCTTTCTGTATAAGATTAAGTATCCCTGGCCTAGCACAAGATGTGGCCAGTAAAAATCTATGTCTGGATTCAATACATGAAAAACAGTGACATTATGATACAACATAATTAAACAGAAAGCATTTTCCATCTGTATTTGTCATGCGGCATAATCACACTATGATGtttatgtgtgattgtgtgcacaTGTAAAAGACAGTAAAGACTATACTACCCACTGTGCAGGAGATCAAGGAGAAGTAGCACTTTGATCCACAATATGGAAATATGTAGCATTAACCTGCCTGGAATTCAAATTAGATTCTGTAGCAGTTAAACATCAGCATCTGTgagcatttgcattctttgctaGATAACCTGGCAGAAGTGTACAGAGTGGATACTGCAGCTAACAGCAAATTTATTTGACTACAAATATCAGCCATTAACACAATTCGCCTCTGTTCTGGGTGGCTCTTTTGTCTAtgatcatttgtttgtttttttgtaaaatatagaAGCATGCTGTAATTGTCCCCCTTTAATTTTCTCCTGAACACCACGTTCAGCTTACTGAATTCATGGCTGAAGAACAATGGCCTATTGGCATGGCAAGCAGTCTTATGCTCCTGAGTATGCAACCTCTGTTTTTACAATGCCTTTTTTTCTGGACGTTTCCTTTCTCATGTTCTTGCTTATGTACAGCCATGCCAAGTTACATGATCCCATTCACTGTAGAACATTGATCCCAAATTCAGAATTGAGGGACACCGGCCCCTCAGAACCCTGAGGTGTACGAGGTGTCTCCAGACTCTGACCACATTGAGCTTCGTCTCGCAATTGGCCCAACGTGGCCCTTGATCCTGCAGCCCCAGGTGTTCAGCATGTCCAGCAGATGGCGCCGGAACTTAACGCCCACGAAAGCGTACAGCACGGGGTTCAGGCAGCAGTGCAGGTAGCCCAGGGTCGAGGTGACCGTCAGGGACACATCCAGGGCCGTGATGTCCGCGCATGTCTGGTTAGCCTTCGTCGGGTCGGACTGGACGGTGTCCACTAACATGGTGATGTTGTACGGGGTCCAGCTGATAAAGAAGACAACCACCAGCGCTAAGATCACCCTGATGGCCTTCTGCTTCTGGGGCCCCTGGGAGCCACCCCGCAGCCTCAGCAGGATGCAGGAGTAGCAGTAGACCATGACCGCAGAGGGCAGGAGGAAGCCGACGACGTGGTAGAGCAGCCGGGAGGCCAAGCGCCAGTGCTTCATGTTGGCGTTGAAGCGCTGGTAGTTGTGGGTGCACTCTACCTTGTCCCTTCTCACATCACTGGACGACTCCAGGAAGACCCAGTCGGGGATGGAGAGCAGGAGGCAGAAGAGCCAGACGCACAGACAGCTGGCCTGCACTGCCCAGGGCTTACGGCGGGAGTACATTTGAACGGCGTGTACGATGGACAGGTAGCGATCCAGACTGATGCAGGCCAGCAGGAAGATCCCACTGTAGAAGTTTATCTGTGAAAAGGGAGGAAGACAGAAGTACTGAGTGCCAGAATGGCTTATGTAAAATGGCCCTACTTGTCTCATTATACACAATAATCAGACCTCTAGCTTTTGAGGCCATCTGCTGTATACTTTAAGAGGAACACCTGAATAATTTTTATTTGTCCATTAACaaaacagcaaaatattttgcatggtaactgaaactgaaatgtcCTATGATGGGTTTCCATGAGTGTTTGCCACTGGTTTGGGTAACCTGATGCTGCGTGGACTGGTCCTCCAGGTTTCAGCACGTACCTGAAGCCAACATGAAGAAAGCCCAAACTCAAGCCGAAGGCAGACCCAGAGAGGTGCCCCCTTACCTTGAAGATGGCCCCCATCAGCTTGCACAGCTCGGTGCCAAAGATCCAGCCCTGCGTGGCCTCCACGGCCCAGAAGGGCagagtgagcagcagcagggtgtcGGCCACGGCCAGGTGCAGGATGAAGGTGTCGGTCACGCTCCAGGTCCGCCGCAGCTGGAACAGAACTCCCAGAACCAGCCCGTTTCCCAGCAGGCCGAGCACCAGCGCCAGGGAGTACAGAACCGGGATGAACACTGCCTGAAACCGCATGCTTTCCCCCTGCGTGCACACCAAGCCACTGTTGCAGCAAGTGCTCTCAATGGGGTAATTACTGTAATTAGTGTCATTATAGCCACTGCCATAAAATAATGTCGACAGGTCATCTCCTTCAAAGACTTcctgaaaagaaaacaaggtgAAAAGTTAGATCTGCATGGAAAATTATCCGATTTTCATATATGCTTTTTAAAGTGATATCATTCTGTTTGGCATGCCTTTTCAAATAAAGACTAACATAACTTGATGCTTATTTGAGACTCGTCATGACGTCAAACGTGTTGGGTATTTCCCTTTCTGCAAAAATAAGTTGATGCTTGCTTTTATAAAGACTTGTCAGATTAGCAGTTAGGTTTAGTAGGTCATTTATAGTTGTCTGATTTTGCTTCTGTTGAGTGGTTAAGCTTAACTGGAAAAGGAAGCAATGTTCTAGTGTAATCTATTTCAGGAGTATCTATAGGACAGTAGAAGCTCTGACAGTGTTGAAGTTCTCAGAAAGTGTGGGTTTAGAAAAATTGTTTTGCACATAAGCATTTGCACATACGTTTAGATTTGAGTTTCCAATTACTCAGAAATTCAGACATTTCTTCAGAAACATTGAATGGAAAAAGAGAATGATCATGTGACAGGTGATACAGATACAAGGAAGGTACAGGATACACAAACTGTTCTGCGTACCTAAGCCTGTTTGCTTTAGGGATAGGTAGGCAGGTGAAATATTCTGAATTAATCCCTGTTGAACTGGTGACACTTAGTTGTATTGTCCTTAAATGTGATCTTACAAAAATCCAGTCTTTCCTTTATCgcagttttacattttaaaagcattctTAAAAAACTTTTCCCCATGAAAACCTGCTGCCTGCTGATGCTGGTAATTCATCTTTGTCTATAATTAATTGTCTTTCTGTTCACAAGACTGGCCTGGATCTAATagatcccatccatccatccatccatccattatcttaacccgcttatcctgaacagggtcgcaggggggctggagcctatcccagcatacattgggcgaaaggcaggaatacaccctggacaggtcgccagtccatcgcagggcacacacaccattcacttacacactcatacctatcggcaatttagactctccaatcagcctaacctgcatgtctttggactgtgggaggaaacccatgcagacacggggagaacatgcaaactccgcacagagaggccccggccgacggggatttgaacccgggacctctttgctgtgaggcggcagtgctacccactgcaccatccgtgctgcccccaATAGATCCCAGtagtgaataaaaaatatatattatcttATTCAAATTCACTCAGAACTTTCCACTTCCTTCTACTAAATGTGAGTTGAAAGATTAGAAAATCATTTAATaacttaatttatattttaaattaatttttattcACAGTTGAATAATTCCTACAAGTAAATTCGGCAGAGCATATAGTCTGTACTGATTACGTGTGGATTTTACTACTGTTAGGTAAGAGAATACTggtatttttcttaatttatgttaaattaaattgagtACGCTATACGGTGCAGcttgtaagtatttggacagtggtacaattttggttattttgcctctgtactccagcactttGGATCTGAAGTGTgcttctgatctgtcggacaggtgtttggggttttttcttctttctggcCAGAATTCTTATCCTGCATAGTCCCATCCTATCCAATCCTGCAGATCCACTGTAGAGGCTGTCCTTCACAGACCAGCCCCTTTGCGGTTATGGAGCTTACAAGTGCTCTCTTTCATCTTAatatgttccaaactgtttattttggtaagcctgttGCTTGGCCAATGTCATTGActttcttgactttcattggcacaactctgatcCTCATGTTGGCCGAAGCCaatgacagactccaaaggcgaTCCTTggtactgaaagctttcttatacctttaCAAAGGAAGCGATTTAATACATctaactaatcagaaacagccgaGTAGCCTTTGTTgcatttggtcccctaaaatgagaggagtatgtataaaaaggaatgtaattcctacacagatcaaatctaatgtgctgggaTACAGGGTCAAAAGACCAGAAATTATCCAAATATTTATgagctgcactgtatataacaacTATCCCACAGTCATgagtcattaaaaaatatatatattttcaagatAGAATAGAAAGGATGTCTGTTATCATCGTCTTCAGTGCTTAACAAAATACTCAACAGCAGAGAATCAGTGGAAAGAAGACATTCTCCATATGGGTGATGATATAAGAAGTGAGTATAAGTGCTTTGGTGCAGTCAGAGCTGGCTGCTGGCGTATGCAAACATGATTTGCAGGGTTTGCACCACAAATACATACcacaaatacccccccccccgacctcGTCCACCCTTGGGCTGTGAGTGCAGCAACACGTCCCATTCTTACAATGTGCCATATGCTCACATCATACTATACGAATGCAACGCTATTtttggtatatatatatttttaaagtaatACTGCAATTTGTGCACCAATCAGTTTTCACGTGCAGATCATGGAATGGGTTTCCGTTTCTGGCTTCTTCCAAACCAGCTCAAATACATGGACACCATTTTTTTAAGTAAAGCATTCATCTTTTTTGTCTACAGGCACGCAGTACCTTTCCAGGACACCAACAAGAGACTGAGCGTTGCGTAACATTAAAGGgaacattaacattaaactGTTTTTCTGTCGGAACATTGGTAGTAACTAAACAAACCCATAAATGATATATGATTGCTGAATAATATAGGATTACTACTAACAATAGACAAACTAGGTCcaaattacagttgatgagCAGCGTAAAGTAATGTCCAATGCATTGCAGCCCCGGCAAAGGCACATTATTTTAGTGAATTCATTATTGCCAGTGACAGGAATTATTGCCACTGAAACAATAACTACATTTTGATTCAATGAAATCATGCCAGTCAACAAGTTATAACTCACCATGCTTCCCATTGACAGAATTGAAATTCAAATTGCCGACTAGTTCCAAAGAAGTGTGTCAGCCAGTTACAATCAGCAGTATGATAGAATGTGAATGAGTACATTGAAAAAAACCTGAAACTAttatggggaggggaggggggaaccAGAGGGAGGGTAACATGAAACAGGAGGAAGTGTGATAAGATCACTGGTAGCACTCATTTTACTCAGACTGTCTGTACAACAGACTGAAGTATAATTGAAGCTGAAATgagatatttaaaatatattaagcTTGACAATGGTTAATTGCTTAAATATTAGATTGATGCAAAC is a window of Conger conger chromosome 1, fConCon1.1, whole genome shotgun sequence DNA encoding:
- the cxcr3.1 gene encoding C-X-C chemokine receptor type 3.1 — its product is MGSMEVFEGDDLSTLFYGSGYNDTNYSNYPIESTCCNSGLVCTQGESMRFQAVFIPVLYSLALVLGLLGNGLVLGVLFQLRRTWSVTDTFILHLAVADTLLLLTLPFWAVEATQGWIFGTELCKLMGAIFKINFYSGIFLLACISLDRYLSIVHAVQMYSRRKPWAVQASCLCVWLFCLLLSIPDWVFLESSSDVRRDKVECTHNYQRFNANMKHWRLASRLLYHVVGFLLPSAVMVYCYSCILLRLRGGSQGPQKQKAIRVILALVVVFFISWTPYNITMLVDTVQSDPTKANQTCADITALDVSLTVTSTLGYLHCCLNPVLYAFVGVKFRRHLLDMLNTWGCRIKGHVGPIARRSSMWSESGDTSYTSGF